A region from the Aquila chrysaetos chrysaetos chromosome 15, bAquChr1.4, whole genome shotgun sequence genome encodes:
- the DEFB1 gene encoding beta-defensin 1 has product MSTKAMKILFLLLLLLPTVSQAAAVSDTVTCRKIKGECAFLLCPLFKRATGTCYNGLAKCCRPLW; this is encoded by the exons ATGTCAACCAAAGCCATGAAGATactcttcctgctgctgctccttctccccACGGTgtcccaggctgctgcag TGTCAGACACTGTGACGTGTCGGAAGATCAAGGGCGAGTGTGCGTTCCTGCTGTGTCCCTTGTTTAAGAGAGCCACCGGTACCTGCTACAATGGACTGGCAAAGTGCTGCAGGCCCTTATGGTAG